The Columba livia isolate bColLiv1 breed racing homer chromosome 2, bColLiv1.pat.W.v2, whole genome shotgun sequence genome includes the window ACCTCTGCAAGAGCCCGGACTCCGTCCAGTGAGTTCTGCCCCGCAGCACAGCGGGTTCCCTCCCCTCCAGCCTCAGCCTCTGCTGAAGGGGCTCCTGCTCGTCCCCGGGGTgggctggtggctgcagcaATGGCTGCACTGGTGGCCTCGCTGCCTGTTCCTGGGCCAGGACGACCTCTGAGGTCCAACAAATGACTGCAGGCTCCAGGCTCAGCTCACGCTGAGCTTCGTGCTGCTGTCTTGCTGCCCACCAGCACTGCAGAGCCGATGGTTCGCACCGTGACGCTCAGGGCTGTGCAGACAGGCCCCCGGGGGGGTGTGGGAGCCATCTCTGGGTGTGACAACGCTTCAGTAAAGAGCTGTGGACAGTTCGCTGGAATCAGGATGACAGTGTCTCTGCTGACCAGTCAGCCTGACTTAAAACCACTGCTCCGGGCCACGAGGAGCAGGAGTTTTTGAACTCTTGGGAAAAGTGAAAGAGGTGGGACAGGACAGACATGGGGGGTGGGAAGCAGGCTAGGAGCTGGACAGGGGCCCTGTCGCTGTCATCCTGTCCCACACAGGtgtgcccagcagctgctgcagcacggTGCCAGTGTCAACAGTCggacagaggaggaagaggacacAGCGCTGCACGTAGCAGCACGGCATGGCCTGACAGACCACgtccagctgctgctgcgccACGGGGCAGAGCTGGAGGCGAAGAACGAGGAGGGGCAGACGCCGCTGAACGCAGCCTGTGCCCAGCCCCATCAGCCCCAGGACACGGACCGCTACTACCGGGTCTGCCAGCTGCTGGTGGAGAGCGGGGCCAGCATCAACGCTGCAGACAGGGACCGCCAGCACCCGCTTCACCTGGCCTGCAAGAACGCCAACGCTCgagtggcagagctgctgctggcccgGGGTGCAAACGTCAACATCATGAACTACAGCGGCAACACGGCGCTGCACAATATCCTGCAAGCGGCTGCCTACAAGCTGGAGCATCACCCGGAGCTCGTGGTGCGAACGCTTCTCAACTACGGTGCCGTCCGCATCTGGCCTGGCTCTCTGCTCAAGGTGCGGAGCTCCCCGCAGTGCTGGCGGCGTGCGGGGAGGGAAGGCTGCGAGCATCGGGACAAGACAGTGGGACCGGCTGGGTCAGCGCAGAGCGGGGCCGGCTGGGTCAGAGCAGAGCGGGGCCGGTTGGGTCAGAGCAGAGCGGGGCCGGTTGGGTCAGAGCAGAGCGGGGCCGGCTGGGTCGGCGCAGAGCGGGGCCGGCTGGGTCGGCGCAGAGCGGGGCCGGCTGGGTCGGCGCAGAGCGGGGCCGGTTGGGTCAGCGCAGAGCGGGGCCGGCTGGGTCAGCGCAGAGCGGGGCCGGCTGGGTCAGCGCAGAGCGGGGCCGGCTGGGTCGGCGCAGAGCGGGGCCGGCTGGGTCAGCGCAGAGCGGGGCCGGCTGGGTCAGCGCAGAGCGGGGCCGGCTGGGTCAGCGCAGAGCGGGGCCGGCTGGGTCAGCGCAGAGCGGGGCCGGCTGGGTCAGCGCAGAGCGGGGCCGGCTGGGTCAGCGCAGGGCTGGTCCACACCAGCCCGCTCACTGTCCTGCCCATCTCTTCCCGGGGGCTGTGGGAGGGGAACTGCCATTACCGGCAAGGGATTCCTTGAAGTGTTCTCCTGGGGTATGTTCTCCCGTAGGGCTCTCGTGCTTCTGTCCGCTAGGCTGGGTGGACAGTACTTATGCAGTTTCCATATCCCCTTGCCCCGGGAAGCGTTGGCCCGTTTCTTCTCAGGGGCTGTGTTTCCTCTTTGGGACATACCCTCCAGCTCTTGCTGTCTTTGCCAGACACTGGCAAATGAAGGGttaattttctgtcttaattCCTGAGCAGTGCAATAATTACCCAGCCCGGAGATCAGCAGATTGCTCTCCCCTTTgggaaaatacaggaaaatcaACAATTAACACTAATTAATCTCCTATTAACGCCAGATAATGAGGATCACTGGTACAGCCGGAATAGACTCTGACAGCTACTGCTGGCCTGGGCCGCGGGGATGGGAGCCGAGCGCCGGGGGATCTGCCCGTGGCGCTGGGACGGGTGGGAGGGCTCCAGAGGCCGTGCTGGTGTAAGGGGCACACGCCAGTGCCACACTTGCACCTGCGGGCTGTGGTGCACACCAGCGCTGTGTTGCACTGAGTACGTGTGGTGTCTTCCTGGGGCTCTGCGTAGCGGCTGCCACGGGGACCACACTTGTAAGGACAGCTGCTGCACACAGCACAGGCACAggggctctgcagccccatGCCCAACAGGCTCGTGTGCTGAGACCCTTGTGCAGCCCTCACCAGAGCCGTGGCGTCCCTAGTGCTGCTCATGCAAAACGGGGGTTGGCACCTGTCCCAGAATGGCTTATGCTCCAACTAGAAACCATGAGGAAAGAAGCCTGGTGTGGAGCAGAGTGTGGGTTGCTCATGAGGTACTTGCAGCCCTGAGGCAGGTGAAGATCTGCACCCCAGCCGTGCAGTCCCTgaggaggggctgtggggacccaGCTGCATGCTCAGCCGCCCTCTGTGCTGGAGTGATGCCCTGCCATTTCCCAGCATCAGGGGGTTTGACGTCCCGGGACAGCGCAAGGGAAGGACGTGAGCTCTGTGGCTTTACCAAGGCCGGTTTTGAGGATGCGCAGCCCTTGGGAAGCAAAGGTGGGGCTTGCAGGACCTCACCTGAGGTGTGTCCTCTCCCCACGCAGGTGCTGCGGTACTGCCACGCGTGCCCGCGGGCCGTCGAGGCCCTGATCAACAGCTACGCACACGTGCGCGTCTCCGAGGACTGGGCGGACGCGGTTCCTGCGGCGGTTGTGCAGGTGAGGGAACGCGCCGCAGCCGGAGCGGCTGCCGGGGCCCGGGGGGGCTGAGCGGGCTGGGGCCGGGCTGGGCGCAGGTTTGCAGGGCGCAGgggtggtgctgctgggggacagggagggtgcACCGTAGTGACCAAGGTAAAGGGATGTCTGGTTCTGCCTCTGCTCCCAGCGCGATATCAGCGTTATCTGCCTCTggtcttctctcctctctctgtaGAAATACCCGCGTTTCTACCAGTCACTTTTCTCTCTGGGGCAAAGACCTCGCTCCCTGCAGCACCTGGCTCGCCACACGCTCAGGACCTTCCTGGAGGGCCGGTTGCTCCTGGTCCTGTCTCAGCTGCACCTGCCAAGCGCCTTGCACCGTTTTCTGCTGCTCAACTTCGAGGATGTTCTCTACTAGGGATGCAGTTCGGTCCTGCTGTGCCTTTCTGTGCAGATGTTCCGTCCCTGCCTGCGCCTTCCTCACTAACCCTTCCCGTCACAcatctcctgccaggccacgtCAGCCCCGTGCCCAgcctccctgtgtccctgtccagccagctgtgtgctctgccttGTGCACATGTTTTGGAGCCTTCTCTTTACCCATACTAGTCAGGACTAACGCCAGAGTCACTAGGAAAAGCAAGATATATGGACTAGGGTATTTTGTGGCACATGGGGCAAATACACTGCACCGATCACAGATTTAGTTGTACAATATCAATCTCTGCATCCCAAATCTGCAAACTAATCTGAACCAGACAGCTCTGGTGCCCTCGCATCTGTTGGGATCCTGCGTTTAGTCAGGTTGTTTACAGTTTGTACCCAAAGGTGTTCAGAGTAAGCCCTAGTCTTTGTCTGTACAAACCAGAACGCAGCTCCCGGCTCGCCTGGAGGACTGTCCCGGCAGAGCTCGTCCCCGTGACGTGCCACACGTTGTAGCATATGCGCTCTCAGAGCTGTGCACCCGTTTGCTTCTCAGAGGACACAGGGAAGTGTGGTGGGTGCACCCGTCCCACACAGGGCCAGCGTCCGGggtgcctggagctgcagcttgGGGCAGGGCAGCAGAGCGTGC containing:
- the ASB10 gene encoding ankyrin repeat and SOCS box protein 10 isoform X5, whose amino-acid sequence is MDCSFPFSSTTQRLLQLDEEQLDPQKDSRRPRSQYHRSEHNLCPVRQGCRDSRLEPLECRDLLVQNALFTGDLEMVQKYFTRSAAINLIIEIRGDELHWISRKRGLWSLSYEEELTAPLHITASRGYTDCLRLLLLRGAAVNFAPGGKTALHEACAAARADCVRLLLGFGADPEAVSEDGYRPLHLCKSPDSVQCAQQLLQHGASVNSRTEEEEDTALHVAARHGLTDHVQLLLRHGAELEAKNEEGQTPLNAACAQPHQPQDTDRYYRVCQLLVESGASINAADRDRQHPLHLACKNANARVAELLLARGANVNIMNYSGNTALHNILQAAAYKLEHHPELVVRTLLNYGAVRIWPGSLLKVLRYCHACPRAVEALINSYAHVRVSEDWADAVPAAVVQKYPRFYQSLFSLGQRPRSLQHLARHTLRTFLEGRLLLVLSQLHLPSALHRFLLLNFEDVLY
- the ASB10 gene encoding ankyrin repeat and SOCS box protein 10 isoform X1; this encodes MVASEPLCPVGQCAPGESPRWAQQLQVAVCGLGARPPPLPSGTLAGLCPVTPVTPDTPGYGTGEGTPAETPTAAAESPLLLARTASQLGGSHAGRDTAINSSTTQRLLQLDEEQLDPQKDSRRPRSQYHRSEHNLCPVRQGCRDSRLEPLECRDLLVQNALFTGDLEMVQKYFTRSAAINLIIEIRGDELHWISRKRGLWSLSYEEELTAPLHITASRGYTDCLRLLLLRGAAVNFAPGGKTALHEACAAARADCVRLLLGFGADPEAVSEDGYRPLHLCKSPDSVQCAQQLLQHGASVNSRTEEEEDTALHVAARHGLTDHVQLLLRHGAELEAKNEEGQTPLNAACAQPHQPQDTDRYYRVCQLLVESGASINAADRDRQHPLHLACKNANARVAELLLARGANVNIMNYSGNTALHNILQAAAYKLEHHPELVVRTLLNYGAVRIWPGSLLKVLRYCHACPRAVEALINSYAHVRVSEDWADAVPAAVVQKYPRFYQSLFSLGQRPRSLQHLARHTLRTFLEGRLLLVLSQLHLPSALHRFLLLNFEDVLY
- the ASB10 gene encoding ankyrin repeat and SOCS box protein 10 isoform X6 translates to MRSSWIRRRTLGVQGPSTTAASTTCARFARDAGTAAWSHWSAGTCWSRTRCSPGTWRWCRSTSPEAQPSTSSLRSEVTSCTGSAGNVVGLWSLSYEEELTAPLHITASRGYTDCLRLLLLRGAAVNFAPGGKTALHEACAAARADCVRLLLGFGADPEAVSEDGYRPLHLCKSPDSVQCAQQLLQHGASVNSRTEEEEDTALHVAARHGLTDHVQLLLRHGAELEAKNEEGQTPLNAACAQPHQPQDTDRYYRVCQLLVESGASINAADRDRQHPLHLACKNANARVAELLLARGANVNIMNYSGNTALHNILQAAAYKLEHHPELVVRTLLNYGAVRIWPGSLLKVLRYCHACPRAVEALINSYAHVRVSEDWADAVPAAVVQKYPRFYQSLFSLGQRPRSLQHLARHTLRTFLEGRLLLVLSQLHLPSALHRFLLLNFEDVLY
- the ASB10 gene encoding ankyrin repeat and SOCS box protein 10 isoform X3; the protein is MLWTIEQSPSVPRSLCSRRPELCDGGDSRWCSPGDKSRGPTWWLLNLFVPWDSVLQEKAHGGRSSCSSTTQRLLQLDEEQLDPQKDSRRPRSQYHRSEHNLCPVRQGCRDSRLEPLECRDLLVQNALFTGDLEMVQKYFTRSAAINLIIEIRGDELHWISRKRGLWSLSYEEELTAPLHITASRGYTDCLRLLLLRGAAVNFAPGGKTALHEACAAARADCVRLLLGFGADPEAVSEDGYRPLHLCKSPDSVQCAQQLLQHGASVNSRTEEEEDTALHVAARHGLTDHVQLLLRHGAELEAKNEEGQTPLNAACAQPHQPQDTDRYYRVCQLLVESGASINAADRDRQHPLHLACKNANARVAELLLARGANVNIMNYSGNTALHNILQAAAYKLEHHPELVVRTLLNYGAVRIWPGSLLKVLRYCHACPRAVEALINSYAHVRVSEDWADAVPAAVVQKYPRFYQSLFSLGQRPRSLQHLARHTLRTFLEGRLLLVLSQLHLPSALHRFLLLNFEDVLY
- the ASB10 gene encoding ankyrin repeat and SOCS box protein 10 isoform X4 → MLAGTQQLTAPPHNACCSWMRSSWIRRRTLGVQGPSTTAASTTCARFARDAGTAAWSHWSAGTCWSRTRCSPGTWRWCRSTSPEAQPSTSSLRSEVTSCTGSAGNVVGLWSLSYEEELTAPLHITASRGYTDCLRLLLLRGAAVNFAPGGKTALHEACAAARADCVRLLLGFGADPEAVSEDGYRPLHLCKSPDSVQCAQQLLQHGASVNSRTEEEEDTALHVAARHGLTDHVQLLLRHGAELEAKNEEGQTPLNAACAQPHQPQDTDRYYRVCQLLVESGASINAADRDRQHPLHLACKNANARVAELLLARGANVNIMNYSGNTALHNILQAAAYKLEHHPELVVRTLLNYGAVRIWPGSLLKVLRYCHACPRAVEALINSYAHVRVSEDWADAVPAAVVQKYPRFYQSLFSLGQRPRSLQHLARHTLRTFLEGRLLLVLSQLHLPSALHRFLLLNFEDVLY